One genomic segment of Caldimonas brevitalea includes these proteins:
- a CDS encoding three component ABC system middle component: MIDWSSRPIEERNLFNPAYCALVLASALRAYQKQAQAPMPYSLALLVLPLCLHQEMRDEICANKKVSVLRVLARRPDLLVDFARRAQGLIQHAMEALALLASRECITVSEAGGIQLLPRRVSPEPLGTEDAEQCRVAAAILGRDFAQINDRVTIYTSLSIRP; this comes from the coding sequence ATGATTGACTGGTCTTCACGCCCGATCGAGGAGCGAAATCTATTCAATCCGGCGTACTGCGCGCTTGTGCTTGCGTCGGCGCTCCGCGCTTACCAGAAGCAAGCTCAGGCTCCAATGCCGTACTCCCTAGCGCTTCTCGTGCTGCCACTGTGCCTGCACCAAGAAATGCGTGACGAGATCTGCGCCAACAAAAAAGTCTCAGTCCTCCGCGTACTCGCCAGGCGTCCCGACTTGCTGGTTGACTTCGCGCGGCGTGCCCAGGGTCTCATTCAACACGCCATGGAGGCTCTCGCACTTTTAGCAAGCCGCGAGTGCATTACCGTCAGCGAGGCCGGCGGTATTCAACTGCTCCCACGGAGGGTCTCACCAGAGCCATTGGGAACGGAGGACGCCGAGCAGTGCCGCGTAGCAGCCGCCATCCTCGGCCGCGACTTTGCGCAGATCAATGACCGCGTGACCATCTATACCAGCTTGTCTATTCGCCCATGA
- a CDS encoding ABC-three component system protein — MATKKDKYSAGEQGLGYVYQIRFALAHLMKQDESQSLFIEADDDVQLVDVDGQSTLVSLKHKQEGETVGTLSVDFWKSVRIWLNRYARDGRLACEHSFCMATTARVGPSSMLKYFLSGAEPMSDDFPARLVAELDRSSTELSREIKAELDKLSTDERRDFLSRVVIFDSSPRIQSLDTEIAKQLKAVPRLYRADVQERLEGWWTRQAIGVIVRDREPISGAEVWDKVASINSEYADDNLPITFDDSFPAGGIDPSNDTRQFVEQLRAIGMPTDSLELAILDFHRAFSQRSHWARVNVLFNGEMAKFEQRLVDEWKRAKAYVKVTETDTEEKLQDAGQRLYEWAEAKSAHIQIRARVTEEYVRRGTFHILADRKPIPGVHWHPRFLERLKTTLQAN, encoded by the coding sequence ATGGCAACAAAAAAGGATAAGTACTCGGCTGGTGAGCAAGGCCTGGGCTACGTCTATCAGATTCGCTTTGCGCTCGCGCATCTGATGAAGCAGGACGAAAGCCAGTCTCTCTTCATCGAAGCCGATGACGACGTTCAGCTGGTCGATGTGGATGGCCAGAGCACGCTGGTCTCCCTCAAGCACAAGCAGGAAGGCGAGACCGTGGGTACGCTGTCGGTCGACTTCTGGAAGTCTGTCCGAATCTGGCTCAACCGCTACGCCCGCGATGGGAGGCTCGCTTGCGAACACTCCTTCTGCATGGCCACAACCGCGCGCGTCGGGCCGAGCTCGATGCTGAAGTACTTCCTCAGTGGTGCCGAGCCCATGTCCGACGACTTCCCAGCGCGCCTCGTCGCCGAACTTGACCGGTCGAGCACGGAACTGAGCCGAGAGATCAAAGCCGAGCTCGACAAGCTATCGACGGACGAGCGACGCGACTTTCTCTCTCGAGTCGTCATATTCGACAGCTCGCCTCGCATCCAGAGCCTCGACACAGAAATCGCCAAGCAACTGAAAGCAGTTCCTAGGCTGTATCGAGCGGATGTCCAGGAACGACTAGAGGGATGGTGGACGCGGCAGGCGATTGGCGTCATCGTTCGAGACCGTGAGCCCATCAGCGGCGCTGAGGTGTGGGACAAGGTTGCCAGCATCAACAGCGAGTACGCCGACGACAACCTGCCGATTACTTTCGACGATAGCTTTCCGGCGGGTGGTATTGACCCATCCAACGACACACGTCAATTTGTCGAACAGCTTCGGGCCATTGGAATGCCGACCGATAGCCTTGAGCTTGCCATCCTCGACTTCCATCGGGCCTTCTCGCAGCGGTCTCACTGGGCCCGGGTGAACGTGCTGTTCAACGGAGAAATGGCCAAGTTTGAGCAGCGGCTAGTTGATGAGTGGAAGCGAGCGAAAGCCTACGTCAAGGTGACCGAGACAGATACGGAAGAAAAGCTTCAGGATGCCGGGCAGCGGCTCTACGAATGGGCCGAAGCAAAGTCTGCCCACATCCAGATCAGGGCCCGAGTTACCGAGGAGTACGTTCGCCGCGGGACATTCCACATCCTTGCCGATCGGAAACCTATCCCTGGAGTGCATTGGCACCCCAGGTTTCTTGAGCGCCTCAAGACCACCCTGCAGGCGAACTGA
- a CDS encoding H-NS family nucleoid-associated regulatory protein, with the protein MPKTYAQLQEQMEALRRQMEVAKRKEGTGVLKEIRKQVALYGFTPKDVFGGEQKATGRKASTSAVPKYQDGNGNSWSGRGPRPAWLRAALERGEALESFLLKPARKSSGVSDGTAPVPVKKGRAGVKTAAAKKTTARKTARGAKTSANRKAKDTTASRRAGVSSVASKQVRKRASVPLAPARPAAKKRRAAKASPARQDAHQTDAP; encoded by the coding sequence ATGCCGAAGACCTATGCGCAACTTCAAGAACAGATGGAAGCCCTGCGTCGCCAGATGGAAGTGGCGAAGCGAAAGGAAGGGACCGGGGTCCTGAAGGAGATCAGGAAGCAGGTCGCGCTCTACGGCTTCACGCCTAAGGACGTGTTCGGGGGCGAGCAGAAGGCGACGGGACGCAAAGCATCGACGTCAGCGGTGCCGAAGTACCAAGACGGGAACGGCAACAGCTGGTCCGGTCGTGGTCCCCGCCCGGCCTGGTTGCGGGCTGCATTGGAACGCGGCGAAGCGCTTGAATCGTTTCTCCTGAAGCCAGCGCGCAAGTCCAGTGGAGTAAGCGATGGCACTGCGCCCGTTCCCGTCAAGAAGGGTCGCGCCGGAGTGAAGACGGCTGCAGCCAAGAAGACCACGGCCAGGAAGACGGCTCGTGGGGCGAAAACCTCCGCCAATCGGAAAGCAAAGGACACGACTGCATCGCGTCGAGCGGGCGTGTCCAGCGTCGCATCCAAACAAGTGCGCAAACGCGCCTCGGTGCCCCTCGCCCCCGCCAGGCCGGCCGCAAAGAAGCGTCGGGCCGCAAAGGCTTCACCCGCTCGACAGGATGCTCATCAGACCGACGCCCCGTAG
- a CDS encoding RecQ family ATP-dependent DNA helicase, with amino-acid sequence MTSALVAENSVTAPLSAEVTRQLVREWQALSIDIETNPADGDRIFKLGAVRSDDATAVLSLSTRRMRAEEVCRRVDAAAEGAKLLVGHNVRRHDIVQLQRQYPGLQCLNLPVLDTLELSAIAFPLNPYHRLVKGYKLLSDSRNDPAKDARLALDLLGDEVEALVEMNKLDPDWVSLLHFLLAHDAPLDRFISEIRASTSPDTDVARMVALRRFSSHCCTTNLRRFTEHEALVDLKHRTALAYALGWVRVSGGNSVLPVWVRTAVQGVRSLIAELREHDCQRGDCSYCRQQHHPETLLQLHFHKPSFRDKPAAPDGSSLQRAIVQAGLGRKSLLAVLPTGGGKSICYQLPALVHYWRSGQLTVIVSPLQSLMKDQVDNLLAAGVHCAVTINGLLTPIERRAALDKIRLGDAGIVLVSPEQFRSRSFGDAIRMREVATWVFDEAHCLSKWGQDFRTDYLYVSRYIREHFSHQRAPVACFTATAKVDVIEDLCGHFEESLGITLERFLGGHERSNLTFLVVPARRAEKAHRIVELLRHELKDGGAGIIFCATRKTAETTAELVTAEGITCGCFHGGLGPDKKKNIQQAFLEGSLPVIAATNAFGMGVDKPDVRLVVHADIPGSLENYLQEAGRAGRDGDLARCVLLFDEEDVETQFRLSARSQLTQRDFVGLLKAIKARVQRLKREEIVVSAKELLADSEGTGIEIDAPDASTKVATAVAWLERSGFLKRDENNSRVFPASLRVASLEEAVARIDRAGLPAAHRARHVAVATALFRSVDPEGLSTDELMLEAGIPPEECFRIVHQLEGLGILVNDLGLTVRVAKGVRGASDSTLRNLGLLECALLDLMSELAPDADVDGTPQHLSVRPLCTELRRRLEWAESDARVNPQAVRSCLRSLSESFGAGSEKRSMLHVKGMGPDSLRVVLHRPWSQIRTICAKRRSVAQVVLERLLAALPAGSRESTLIVECKARDLIEAIESDLELKGTLREPSIALEHALLYMHENRVIEMDKGRSVFRSAMTLKFDPAALKRRFTKDDFAALQEFYRERISQTHFIHEYARLGAEDPERATAFVAAYFALPRRQFVREYFRGRTDLLQLATTDESFRRIVDDLQHPGQEELVDLPEHGNHLVLAGPGSGKTRVIVHRIAYLLRVKRVAPERIIALAFNRGAAGTLKKRLLALVGDDAKGVTVLTYHAMALRLTGVSLAGADCADGEADFERLLQDAIDLLEGRSEAFSDADDARDRLLQGYEYIFVDEYQDIDAKEYALVSALAGRRLVDPEAKLSIMAVGDDDQNIYAFKGASVEFIRRFQEDYPGKVSYLVENFRSTQNIVTAANHVIQRAAERMKVDHPIQIDARRAADPPGGRWQTLDVETNGKVRLITAPGTANLQAQLVLKEVDRLRRLDPQLQLGDIAVLARCHETLQPLRGLCDAESVRYELAKRESSRGLLPLTRSREGWHTLSLLRERQASLVSTASLARWVGMARRRQPANPYWADIESVIEEVARESTGSALPAEMLLDALYEASLDSARHGRADAIKLMTAHSAKGLEFRHVIVMDCGDWGWGDEDRRLLYVAMTRARETLSLFRVEDGRNPFLADLSTVEGVVSLLPTARPVRRQDIERRYLTYGPTDMDIGYAGRYPASHPIHDAMRQLVVGSTVAVRQRRIETLDGRLVLGRLATATRVEPKDGALGTVYGVMVRTRQQTPAAYLPSVVIDQWEVPLVEVIEGNA; translated from the coding sequence TTGACGTCCGCCCTGGTTGCCGAGAACAGCGTCACTGCCCCGCTAAGCGCGGAGGTCACGCGTCAGCTCGTCCGCGAGTGGCAGGCGCTGTCCATCGACATCGAGACGAACCCGGCCGACGGCGACCGGATCTTCAAGCTTGGAGCCGTGCGCAGCGATGACGCCACGGCGGTTCTCAGTCTGTCGACCAGGCGCATGCGGGCAGAGGAAGTCTGCAGGCGCGTCGACGCAGCTGCTGAAGGAGCGAAGCTCCTCGTCGGCCACAACGTGCGGCGCCACGACATTGTTCAGTTGCAGCGACAGTACCCCGGACTGCAATGCCTGAATTTGCCGGTGCTCGACACGCTTGAGTTGTCGGCAATCGCCTTTCCGCTCAATCCCTACCATCGGCTGGTCAAGGGCTATAAGTTGCTGTCGGACTCGCGGAACGACCCCGCGAAGGACGCCCGCTTGGCGCTGGATCTGCTGGGGGATGAAGTCGAAGCGCTGGTCGAGATGAACAAGCTCGATCCAGACTGGGTTTCGCTGCTGCACTTTCTGCTTGCCCACGATGCGCCACTGGACCGCTTCATCAGTGAGATTCGAGCCAGCACCTCTCCCGATACTGACGTCGCCCGCATGGTCGCGCTTCGGCGTTTCTCCAGCCATTGCTGTACCACCAACTTGCGACGCTTCACCGAGCATGAGGCTTTGGTCGACCTCAAGCACCGTACGGCCCTGGCGTACGCGCTAGGCTGGGTCCGCGTGTCCGGAGGCAACTCAGTGCTTCCGGTTTGGGTCCGCACTGCCGTGCAGGGCGTGCGCTCGCTGATTGCTGAGCTGCGCGAGCACGATTGCCAGCGTGGAGATTGCAGCTACTGCCGCCAGCAGCACCATCCTGAGACGCTGCTGCAACTGCACTTCCATAAGCCCAGCTTCAGGGACAAGCCGGCCGCTCCTGATGGCAGTTCACTGCAGCGCGCCATTGTTCAGGCCGGCCTGGGGCGCAAGAGCCTCCTGGCCGTTCTGCCTACGGGTGGTGGCAAGTCCATCTGCTACCAGCTGCCCGCGCTAGTTCACTACTGGCGCTCGGGCCAGCTCACCGTTATCGTGTCGCCGCTGCAGTCACTGATGAAGGACCAGGTTGACAACCTACTTGCCGCCGGCGTGCACTGCGCAGTGACCATCAACGGCCTCCTGACCCCCATCGAGCGGCGTGCAGCGCTGGACAAGATCCGGCTGGGAGACGCCGGCATTGTGTTGGTGTCGCCGGAGCAGTTTCGCAGCCGCAGCTTTGGTGACGCCATCCGGATGCGAGAGGTCGCCACCTGGGTCTTCGACGAGGCGCACTGCCTGTCGAAGTGGGGGCAGGACTTCCGTACTGACTACCTCTACGTGTCGCGGTACATCCGCGAGCATTTCTCCCATCAGCGCGCGCCGGTGGCCTGTTTCACGGCCACTGCGAAGGTCGATGTCATCGAAGACCTTTGTGGCCACTTCGAGGAGAGCCTCGGTATCACGCTGGAGCGATTCCTCGGAGGCCACGAGCGCAGCAACCTGACGTTCCTGGTCGTGCCCGCGAGGCGAGCTGAAAAGGCTCACCGCATCGTCGAGCTGTTGCGTCACGAACTGAAGGACGGAGGCGCTGGCATCATCTTCTGTGCCACTCGCAAGACCGCGGAGACGACGGCCGAACTGGTGACCGCGGAAGGGATCACATGCGGGTGCTTCCACGGAGGGTTGGGACCAGACAAGAAAAAGAACATTCAGCAGGCGTTCCTCGAAGGCTCGCTGCCCGTCATCGCGGCTACCAACGCGTTTGGCATGGGGGTCGACAAACCTGATGTGCGCCTGGTGGTGCATGCCGACATCCCTGGTTCTTTGGAGAACTACCTTCAGGAGGCGGGGCGAGCCGGCCGCGATGGTGACCTTGCACGCTGCGTCTTGCTGTTCGATGAGGAAGACGTCGAGACGCAATTCCGCCTCTCGGCCCGATCGCAGCTCACGCAGCGCGATTTCGTCGGCCTGCTCAAGGCAATCAAAGCGCGCGTGCAGCGACTGAAGCGCGAGGAAATTGTCGTGTCAGCAAAGGAACTGCTGGCCGATAGTGAGGGAACTGGCATCGAAATCGACGCACCGGACGCCTCGACAAAAGTCGCCACAGCCGTGGCGTGGCTTGAGCGCAGCGGGTTTTTGAAACGCGACGAAAACAACAGCCGGGTCTTCCCGGCTAGTCTGCGTGTGGCATCGCTTGAGGAAGCGGTCGCGCGCATTGACCGCGCCGGGCTGCCTGCGGCGCATAGAGCTCGCCATGTGGCGGTTGCCACCGCCCTTTTTCGAAGCGTGGACCCTGAAGGACTGAGCACCGACGAGCTCATGCTGGAGGCCGGCATTCCGCCCGAGGAGTGCTTTCGTATCGTCCACCAGTTGGAGGGCCTGGGCATTCTCGTCAATGACCTTGGCTTGACCGTTCGGGTTGCCAAAGGTGTCAGAGGGGCCTCAGACAGCACCTTGCGGAACCTGGGCCTCCTCGAGTGTGCGCTGCTCGACCTGATGTCCGAACTGGCCCCTGACGCAGACGTTGATGGCACACCGCAGCATCTCAGCGTACGCCCCCTGTGCACCGAGCTACGCCGCCGTTTGGAGTGGGCCGAATCCGATGCACGTGTGAACCCGCAGGCGGTTCGCAGTTGCCTGCGGTCTCTATCCGAGAGCTTTGGTGCCGGCTCGGAAAAGCGCAGCATGCTCCACGTGAAAGGGATGGGGCCGGACAGCCTGCGTGTCGTGCTGCATCGGCCATGGTCGCAGATTCGTACCATCTGCGCGAAGCGCCGGTCGGTCGCACAAGTCGTGCTTGAGCGCCTGCTCGCCGCGCTGCCGGCCGGCAGCAGGGAGTCGACGCTGATCGTCGAATGCAAGGCCCGCGACCTGATTGAGGCGATCGAGTCTGACCTGGAGCTGAAGGGGACGCTGCGCGAGCCCTCCATCGCGCTCGAGCATGCGCTCCTGTACATGCACGAGAACCGCGTCATCGAGATGGACAAGGGGCGGTCTGTCTTCCGCTCCGCGATGACTCTGAAGTTCGACCCGGCCGCCCTGAAGCGGCGATTCACCAAGGACGACTTCGCCGCGCTCCAGGAGTTCTACCGCGAGCGCATCAGTCAAACACACTTTATTCACGAGTATGCGCGGCTGGGCGCAGAGGACCCCGAGCGCGCGACGGCCTTCGTCGCTGCTTACTTTGCCCTACCGCGCCGACAGTTCGTGCGAGAGTACTTCCGAGGCCGGACCGACTTGCTGCAGCTGGCCACGACCGACGAATCGTTCCGGCGCATCGTCGATGACCTGCAGCATCCGGGGCAGGAGGAGCTGGTCGACCTGCCCGAGCACGGCAATCACCTTGTGCTCGCGGGCCCCGGGTCTGGGAAGACCCGCGTCATCGTGCACCGAATCGCCTACCTGCTACGGGTGAAGCGCGTCGCGCCCGAACGCATCATTGCGCTCGCCTTCAATCGCGGTGCGGCTGGCACCCTTAAGAAAAGGCTCCTGGCGCTGGTCGGTGACGACGCGAAGGGAGTGACGGTGCTCACCTATCACGCGATGGCGCTACGTTTGACCGGTGTCAGCTTGGCAGGCGCTGACTGTGCAGACGGCGAAGCGGATTTCGAACGACTGCTGCAGGATGCCATCGACCTCCTGGAAGGCAGATCGGAGGCCTTCTCTGATGCTGATGACGCGCGCGACCGCTTGCTGCAGGGATACGAGTACATCTTCGTCGACGAGTACCAGGATATCGATGCCAAAGAGTACGCGCTCGTCAGCGCCTTGGCGGGCAGGCGCCTGGTCGACCCGGAGGCAAAGCTGAGCATCATGGCCGTCGGCGACGACGACCAGAACATCTACGCGTTCAAGGGCGCGAGTGTGGAGTTCATCCGACGGTTCCAGGAAGACTACCCAGGTAAGGTCTCCTACCTTGTCGAGAACTTCCGCTCGACGCAGAACATCGTCACCGCGGCCAACCACGTCATTCAGCGCGCAGCCGAGCGGATGAAGGTTGACCATCCGATTCAGATTGATGCCCGGCGTGCCGCAGATCCGCCGGGGGGTCGGTGGCAAACACTCGACGTGGAGACCAACGGCAAAGTGCGGCTGATCACCGCGCCCGGTACGGCGAACCTGCAGGCCCAACTCGTGCTCAAGGAAGTTGACCGCCTTCGCCGCCTGGACCCCCAACTCCAGCTTGGCGACATTGCCGTGCTAGCACGGTGTCATGAAACCTTGCAGCCGCTCCGCGGCTTGTGCGACGCTGAGTCCGTGCGCTACGAGCTCGCGAAGCGTGAAAGTTCCCGCGGCCTGCTCCCGTTGACGCGTTCCCGCGAGGGCTGGCATACCCTGTCGTTGCTCCGTGAACGGCAAGCCAGCTTGGTGTCGACTGCCTCCCTTGCACGTTGGGTCGGCATGGCTCGCAGGAGGCAGCCCGCCAATCCTTACTGGGCGGACATCGAATCGGTAATTGAGGAGGTGGCTCGCGAATCCACCGGCTCGGCCCTTCCCGCGGAGATGTTGCTTGATGCGCTGTACGAAGCTTCCCTCGACTCCGCGCGGCATGGCAGGGCGGACGCCATCAAGCTGATGACAGCGCACAGCGCGAAGGGCCTCGAGTTTCGGCATGTCATTGTGATGGACTGCGGCGACTGGGGCTGGGGTGACGAAGACCGCAGACTGCTCTACGTCGCCATGACGCGGGCGAGGGAGACGCTGTCTCTGTTCAGGGTCGAAGACGGTCGCAATCCTTTCCTCGCCGACCTGAGCACGGTCGAGGGCGTCGTGAGTCTCCTCCCGACAGCCAGGCCTGTTCGCCGGCAAGACATCGAGCGGCGGTATCTAACCTATGGGCCCACCGACATGGACATTGGCTATGCGGGACGGTACCCAGCCTCGCACCCAATCCATGACGCGATGCGGCAGCTCGTGGTCGGTTCGACCGTCGCGGTCCGCCAACGCCGTATCGAAACGTTGGATGGCAGGCTTGTCCTCGGACGCCTCGCAACTGCAACAAGGGTCGAACCAAAGGACGGCGCGCTTGGCACTGTCTACGGGGTGATGGTGCGAACTCGGCAACAAACTCCAGCGGCATACTTGCCGTCCGTCGTCATTGACCAATGGGAGGTTCCTCTCGTGGAGGTCATCGAAGGCAACGCCTAG
- a CDS encoding GIY-YIG nuclease family protein, whose translation MAQITTGIVHVVEVPRSLLGQFLKMPESQKVAVYFLIGQGNDTEDPKVYVGQTADMRVRFPRHNAEKDFWERALVLLTSSDSFTQTHALFLERYCLQEVKKAGRYVPTNGNNASRQDIPPPLEADCYELFDIGRMLLTTLGYPLFEPLVPLQQGDEQPEMLFCRASGADGRGYYTQDGLVVLQGSTGRRENVPSMEGTSAGRRRERLIESGVLRVEGDRVVLTKDHIFDAPSAAAVALTGRSADGWSEWKNAAGKTLRELKGAPATTVE comes from the coding sequence GTGGCCCAAATCACGACCGGCATCGTTCATGTTGTCGAGGTGCCGCGGAGTCTCCTTGGCCAGTTCTTGAAGATGCCGGAGAGCCAGAAGGTGGCGGTCTACTTCCTCATCGGGCAGGGAAACGACACCGAGGACCCGAAGGTGTATGTTGGCCAGACCGCCGATATGCGGGTGCGCTTTCCGAGGCACAACGCGGAGAAGGACTTCTGGGAGCGAGCGCTGGTGCTGCTGACCAGCTCTGACAGTTTCACCCAGACGCACGCCCTGTTCCTTGAGCGGTACTGCTTGCAGGAAGTGAAGAAGGCTGGGCGGTATGTCCCCACCAACGGCAACAACGCAAGCCGGCAAGATATTCCACCTCCCCTTGAGGCCGATTGCTACGAGCTCTTCGACATCGGCCGCATGTTGCTCACGACGCTCGGGTACCCCTTGTTCGAACCGCTGGTGCCGCTGCAGCAAGGTGATGAACAACCCGAGATGCTATTTTGTCGTGCGTCGGGCGCGGACGGCCGGGGGTACTACACGCAAGACGGGCTTGTCGTTCTCCAAGGCTCGACAGGAAGGCGCGAGAACGTTCCCTCAATGGAAGGCACCTCTGCGGGGCGCCGACGGGAGCGGCTTATCGAAAGCGGCGTCCTGAGGGTGGAAGGAGACCGCGTGGTGTTGACGAAGGATCACATCTTCGACGCCCCCAGCGCCGCAGCGGTTGCACTTACCGGGCGAAGCGCCGATGGCTGGAGCGAGTGGAAGAACGCGGCTGGAAAGACCCTGCGCGAACTGAAGGGCGCTCCTGCCACAACGGTGGAGTAG
- a CDS encoding SymE family type I addiction module toxin — translation MIRWTRLYLLEPEKRPSSPSLWEPVSLCCGRGGRRKGADPKVREHLGPANHNQLTRKLIVADVNHRPGEALPTTTKLEKNERYLNVNGAFLPHDRTRQPPGTPDVPVPWVRLRGKWLREAGFEVDAQVRVRIMAGCLVLTTD, via the coding sequence GTGATCAGATGGACGCGCTTGTATCTCCTAGAGCCAGAAAAGCGCCCCTCCAGTCCTTCCCTGTGGGAGCCTGTCTCTTTATGCTGTGGGCGCGGCGGACGCCGTAAGGGCGCCGACCCGAAGGTGCGGGAACACCTCGGGCCGGCTAACCACAACCAACTTACTCGGAAGTTAATCGTGGCTGATGTCAATCATAGGCCGGGCGAAGCATTGCCCACAACTACCAAGCTGGAGAAGAACGAGCGCTACCTGAACGTCAACGGCGCGTTCCTTCCTCATGACCGTACGCGCCAACCGCCAGGTACGCCTGATGTTCCTGTGCCGTGGGTTCGCCTGCGAGGGAAATGGCTGAGGGAGGCGGGCTTTGAGGTCGACGCGCAGGTTCGCGTGCGCATCATGGCGGGGTGCCTGGTCCTGACGACTGACTAG
- a CDS encoding LysR family transcriptional regulator produces MELRHLRYFAAVAESGSLSAAADKLFIAQPALSKQIRQLEEELGVLLFARHARGVVLTAAGKALLPEVRVQLMSMGRLVNLARRAKADEIHCLRIGLVPTATGTVLPALAARLRASHPGIDIDVRDMKSSDQVEALLADEIDLGIASIPPRHASISVACELDDRLCIALHCQDPRALRPTLDLQQFAEDRFAAFTEQPWLSHSGRSSELFVEAGFQPYVHYHAATVHGVLDLVAAGLAVALVPATVAVHRPKQVVVRALSDAPRCQPLTVLRRRADGNPVLVSVEPALRDIFVELQREGDEALSEAAHAS; encoded by the coding sequence ATGGAATTGAGGCATCTGCGTTACTTTGCGGCGGTCGCCGAATCAGGCAGCTTGAGCGCCGCGGCGGACAAGCTGTTCATCGCTCAGCCGGCCCTTTCAAAGCAGATCCGGCAGTTGGAGGAAGAACTCGGCGTGCTACTGTTCGCCCGCCATGCACGGGGTGTGGTTCTGACCGCAGCTGGCAAGGCGTTGCTACCGGAGGTGCGGGTGCAACTCATGTCGATGGGACGCTTGGTGAATCTGGCACGCCGTGCCAAAGCCGACGAAATCCACTGCCTCAGGATTGGACTGGTCCCGACCGCGACGGGAACGGTGCTACCCGCGTTGGCCGCCCGGCTTCGAGCGAGTCATCCCGGTATCGACATCGATGTGCGCGACATGAAGAGCAGCGACCAGGTCGAAGCGCTCCTCGCCGACGAGATCGACCTCGGCATTGCGTCCATTCCGCCCCGGCACGCCAGCATCTCGGTCGCGTGCGAGCTCGACGACCGGCTGTGCATTGCTCTGCACTGCCAGGACCCGCGCGCCTTGCGACCCACGCTCGACCTGCAGCAGTTCGCCGAGGACCGGTTCGCCGCCTTCACGGAACAGCCGTGGCTGTCGCACTCGGGCAGATCAAGCGAGCTGTTCGTGGAGGCCGGGTTCCAGCCTTACGTCCACTACCATGCGGCCACGGTGCACGGTGTGCTGGACCTGGTTGCGGCCGGCCTGGCGGTCGCACTGGTTCCTGCAACCGTCGCCGTCCACCGGCCGAAGCAGGTGGTCGTGCGTGCATTGAGCGACGCGCCTCGCTGCCAGCCGCTGACGGTGTTGCGCCGACGGGCGGATGGCAACCCGGTGCTCGTATCGGTGGAGCCCGCGCTGAGGGACATCTTTGTGGAACTTCAGCGGGAAGGGGACGAGGCCCTGAGCGAAGCAGCGCACGCCAGCTGA
- a CDS encoding SymE family type I addiction module toxin yields the protein MADVNHRPGEASPSRKLLKHERYISVCATYQTYQRAGNGLHTETVETRVPWMRLSGKWLEAAGFAIRARVRIRITDGCLVLTTD from the coding sequence GTGGCTGATGTCAATCATAGGCCGGGCGAAGCATCGCCCTCAAGAAAACTGCTGAAGCACGAACGGTACATCTCAGTCTGCGCGACGTACCAGACGTACCAAAGGGCGGGCAACGGGCTGCATACCGAGACCGTCGAAACGAGGGTCCCATGGATGCGACTCAGCGGCAAATGGCTGGAAGCTGCTGGCTTTGCCATCCGGGCGCGCGTGCGTATTCGAATCACGGACGGGTGCTTGGTCTTGACGACAGATTAG